Part of the Pseudobdellovibrionaceae bacterium genome is shown below.
TTAGCGCAAGAAACGAAGACACTCTTGAGCAGGCCGCTGATGAAATTGGTGCTGATTGCTTTTTTTCAAGTGACCTCACTCAACCCGGACAAGCGGCCGAAGTGGTGCGCCTATGCAAAAAGAAATGGGGCGGCCTAGATATTTTGGTTAACAACACAGGCGGCCCCGCTAAAGGACAATTTCTTGAAGTCTCCATGGAGCAGTGGCAGCAGGACTACCAAAACCTATGGCTTAGTGCTGTTGAGGCCTTACATGAATCTCTGCCCTCAATGATGGAACAAAACTTTGGCCGCGTTCTCATGATCACAAGTATTGCCGCAAAAGAACCCCTTCCCGGATTGACCACATCAAATGGTTTGCGAGCCGGACTGGCCGGACTTTGTAAATCCATAGCTACAGAGGTGGCCGCAAAGGGAGTGACTATCAATCTATTGTTGCCTGGCTACACCAACACAGATCGCATAAAGGCATTAAATCTGGCCGATGAAAAAATCAAAGACATGGTCCCAGCCGGCCGCCTGGGCGAACCCGAAGAAATCGCCGCCTTAGCCGCATTTTTGTGTTCGAAACAGGCCGGATACATAACATCCCAAAGCATCGCCGTAGACGGCGGCGTCCTCAAAGGAATTTCATAGAGTACCGAATCCCAAACCGGATCATGGAGCGACTCTTCAGGGATCACCGCACTGACAGTTCTCCAGTCCCAGCTCGGTAGTCAACCCATCTACAGCTTCGGCAACCAAGGCTTTAGATTTTCCAAGATCTTCTTCATTTTAGGTTTCTCACCATAGAAGAGGCTTTCTATATTGTGAAATCCCTTTTCGTATTTATTTAGAGTGTTCGGGTCAGATAGTAAAAACCCTTCGTTGATAGTGAGGTCAGGCTCATCCATTGGCCTAAATCTCTTCTTTTTATGCTTAAAGTAGGAAT
Proteins encoded:
- a CDS encoding SDR family oxidoreductase, which encodes MDLGIAGKRALVFGGSQGIGKAIAQALVNEGVTVAISARNEDTLEQAADEIGADCFFSSDLTQPGQAAEVVRLCKKKWGGLDILVNNTGGPAKGQFLEVSMEQWQQDYQNLWLSAVEALHESLPSMMEQNFGRVLMITSIAAKEPLPGLTTSNGLRAGLAGLCKSIATEVAAKGVTINLLLPGYTNTDRIKALNLADEKIKDMVPAGRLGEPEEIAALAAFLCSKQAGYITSQSIAVDGGVLKGIS